A region from the Neomonachus schauinslandi chromosome 2, ASM220157v2, whole genome shotgun sequence genome encodes:
- the PYURF gene encoding protein preY, mitochondrial, with the protein MLSGACGWLASALRGPRVPPFAVARRCLHASGSQRSADKSQRPRDPPRAFDPALLEFLVCPLSKKPLRYEASTNELINEELGIAYPIIDGIPNMIPQAARMTHQNKKQEEIERH; encoded by the exons ATGCTGAGCGGAGCGTGCGGCTGGCTGGCCTCAGCGCTGCGGGGTCCACGCGTGCCGCCGTTCGCGGTCGCCCGTAGGTGCCTTCACGCGTCGGGGTCACAGCGGTCCGCGGACAAGAGCCAGAGGCCCAGGGACCCGCCCCGCGCCTTCGACCCGGCGCTGCTCGAGTTCCTGGTGTGCCCGCTCTCCAAGAAGCCGCTCAG ATATGAAGCATCGACAAATGAACTGATTAATGAAGAGTTGGGAATAGCCTATCCAATTATTGATGGGATCCCTAATATGATACCGCAGGCAGCTAGGATGACacatcaaaataagaagcaagaagaaatagagcGGCACTAG
- the PIGY gene encoding phosphatidylinositol N-acetylglucosaminyltransferase subunit Y: MFLSLPTLTVLIPLVSLAGLFYSASVEENFPQGCTNTTSLCFYSLLLPITIPVYVFFHLWTWMGIKLFRHN, from the coding sequence ATGTTTCTGTCTCTTCCTACGTTGACTGTACTTATTCCGTTGGTCTCTTTAGCCGGACTGTTCTACTCAGCCTCCGTGGAAGAAAACTTCCCACAGGGCTGCACTAACACAACCAGCCTGTGCTTTTATAGTCTGCTCCTGCCCATTACCATACCAGTTTATGTGTTCTTCCACCTTTGGACTTGGATGGGTATTAAACTCTTCAGGCATAATTAA